GAACAGATTTCTGTCCGAAGGGCCTTTCTTGGCACTTTGCCGTGAAGCTCAAGGTAGAGTGAGATGATCGGCAGATTTGcttgttacaaaaataaaatgtgttttggcATGTTTTTACTTCCTTGCCCCCTCATTACACAAAACATACTGTGCGGTTGGATAGAAATTTGCAGCTGGTGAATGAGTTTTATCATTaaaactgaaagggaaagagagaaggaagggtcAGGAGTTGCTTCTCTGAACTCCATTTCCTCTACAGGGAGTCACTCGCCTGTGGAGCAGAAGGTGGCTTGTGGTGGGTACAGAAGAGTGCAAAATACAATAACCCAGGATATTCCCTTAGTTTCATTAGAAGTGTCCTTACAGAGTCGCTATCTTGCATATGCTTTTAGACCGAGGGGAATTTCAAAGGCAGACGAAAGGATACCATTAAAGTCCTGGTGAGTTTACGCGCTGAGACTGAGCTCATTCAGATGGGAGCTATGGAGAGCAGCACCATGGTTGGCAGAGTGCGTAGTCTGAGTGTAGTAGTTTGTAGTGTGTGGTTTGAGAAGCAGTTGGGATTGTGGGGGTAAAACTCGCACTGGCAAACCACTGCACTCGGGGTGTATGTGCCAGTTGCCTGTAGTGTAGCAGTCTGGGTTGCCATCTGAAAACTTCTACTCAGTTTTAATTtatgctagtaaaaaaaaaaaaaaaaaagtctcttggtcacttttgattaatttttatttttgtttgctgttttagactaaagaaaagcaacaaaaaaatcccctcaaAATGTAAATCGATTATTTGCtacatgcttcatttttaaataacagagtGCAGCTGAAGTGCTCACTTCTTGGGAATCTGAACCTTTGCCTCTGAGTAGCTCTGACTCTGTACGGGCTGTTGGAAAGGGACGTGACACTGGACGTACAGCTGGGAGCACTGCGGTGAGCAGTCGGAGCTCCCTGTCATGAACGGTGACAAAGCACACGATGCGTTTGAAGCAGTTGGGATGTCATATGTAGTAAAAATCTCCTCCCTGACAAAAGGTTTCTAACCTATAGCAGAGCACTGTCCTGTCATTGGCACTTGTTCCCGGCTTTTGGAAGTCGGCATGATGGGCTCCTTGCATGCTGAGGGGTTCTCTATGATTGTGGCCAGCTGAATGCCACCTGGATGCTTTTCCTCGGGATCCTGTATCAgttggctctgcctgctgagctCCTCCAAGGCGTATGCCGCGCTTTTGGTCCACACTTTCCCGTGGTCTTGTTCGGAGGTCCCGTTTCGCCCTTGCAAACGCTCGCATCTCCTGCGGCAGAAGAGGTGCAGGCAGCCGTAGAGGAGGATTGCAGCGATGATGAGGAGCAGGACGCTGCTGGCAAGCCAGATGCCCAGCGCCAGCTCTTTCTTGGTGTTGCTTGCAGATGCTGGGTCTTGTTCCAGCGTGTTAAAAACTCTGCACTGGTCACTGGACGGGTTTGCGGACTGGCAGGTCACACACACGATGTATGTTGTGAGTGGAGTTAGGTTTTCAACAACAAAGGAGGAGCGACTGGCGGGCACTCTCTCTTCCTTCTGAAAGCTCTTTCTCGAGTAACTTGATAGCATGCTGTTCCAGTTAGGGTGGTACATGACGCTGTAAAAGCTGTCAGCACAACTGGCCATTTTTGGCCAAATTACCGTTGCTGTGTTTCCTGTGATGTTTTGGATGGTTATTCCCATCGGGATGTTTCttaggcaggtttttttctctcctgacgCTGATCTCACTGTGGAAAGGGGAGATGTTTGTTTCCTAGGGAGGTAACTGAGAAGTTGCAGCACTGGAGATGTCGTGTGGATCTTAATCGTAGTGCTCTGTAATTTAGGAAAGGAGTTTATTAGGACACTATGCAACTATGTTGGTACTGCTGCATCAAAGTGAGAGTTGGCAGTTCATAAAGTTTGGAGCGTTTTAAACTGTGtacttttttcccaaattaaagGCTACATATACGCTTATAGAAATTCaaccagagctgctgcctgtccAGGTGATCCGTTGTATCTTGTCTCCGTGAGAGACGGTATGTTTTGCAGAATTTGCAATTGGGAAACCACTTTCATTCACAGTTTTTTTTCAGACAGCTGTGTGCTTGCGACAGGGAACGAGGGGATGCTGGCCCTCAGCATCCCGTTCAAAATTTGTCTCTGTGTCAGCTTTGGTATACACACTGCCTACCTATTTGGGACAGTCCCTAGAATAAGGTCCCTGGATATTTTTGTCGTAAGGAACTTGTGGTTAGGTAACGTTGAGGGAAGCAAAACCTCTTAAAGACGGGAGATGTGAATATGCTTTGTACTTCTGAAATAGATACCCCTCccacagggaaaaacaaacaatcaGAAGTTTAAACAGATGCATTAATAAATGCCTCTCTCCTCTGGAGCAATGCTGGACTATTCTTTTTATTAGAACAAATAtttctaatggggaaaaaagcttaatatttaacataaaattatGTAATGAGTCAAACTCTCattaaaaaatgtc
The genomic region above belongs to Mycteria americana isolate JAX WOST 10 ecotype Jacksonville Zoo and Gardens chromosome 1, USCA_MyAme_1.0, whole genome shotgun sequence and contains:
- the LOC142404920 gene encoding fibronectin type III domain-containing protein 9-like — translated: MGITIQNITGNTATVIWPKMASCADSFYSVMYHPNWNSMLSSYSRKSFQKEERVPASRSSFVVENLTPLTTYIVCVTCQSANPSSDQCRVFNTLEQDPASASNTKKELALGIWLASSVLLLIIAAILLYGCLHLFCRRRCERLQGRNGTSEQDHGKVWTKSAAYALEELSRQSQLIQDPEEKHPGGIQLATIIENPSACKEPIMPTSKSREQVPMTGQCSAIG